One Bythopirellula goksoeyrii genomic window, CCAGCGTAATAGTGGTGGCAAAGCTGCTAGTTGAGAGTTCTCCGGATGGGCTGCGTGCCTCGTTGCGGCACGGCTGGGGTCATCATTCTCCAGTGCAGCACAGGCTTCCATGAGATGGGAGTCGCCTGTGATGCCACTTGCAAGCTCGGCCGCTTCAGCGAGTGGCATCTTGGATTCGACAAGCCGCGCAAGCTCCTCAGCAAACAATGCCTGCTTGACGGTCTTTACATAGCGGCGCGCCCCTGGAATCCACCAAGGAGGAGCAACTGTGGTGCGCCGCCACAGGAAGACCGCGATCAACACCAGGATTGGTACCAGCGGTATCCACACTGGCATGGTCTGGCGACAGAACTCGAGCAGACGCACGGGGAGACTCGGCGCCTGGCGAAGTTGTTCGTACATGTCAGTCAATTCAGGGACAAACAACGTGCATAACAAAATGAATCCGCAATATGCCAGGGCGAATACGATCAATGGCTGGACAAGAGCGCGGCCCATTGCACTGCGTAATTCGTTCTTTGCCGCGGATTCTTCTGTTACCCCCGCGAGAGTCAGTTCTGAACCGCCGCTCGACAGACCGGCTTGCAATGCGTGTTGATAGAGGCGCGGCAGATCGGGATTGTCGGCAATGGCGTCGTGGATGTCCTGCCCCAGGCTGGACCGCAGTTTGAGACTCGCATCGATCTGCTCCAGGGTGCGCTTCGTCGATGTGGCCGCGGAACCCAAGCGAATGGGGACACCGGCCTCGGCCAAGGAACCGATTTCGCGGTTGATGGCAAGCACATCTTGAAGAGTGGCAGTGGGCATAGCAGTCATCATCACGGATTTAGTAGCCGTTGGCGGAAGCCAATGGTTGACTCGCCACAGAAAACCATGGACCTGACGCCAATGGCTATGAAGGGAGATGCGCCGCGGCAACAGATTTGTTTAGAAATCCGCGAAACTACAACGAATCTTTTAAGAGATGGGCCTGTTTGCTGCGTAGTTCGCAGAAGGCCTCGTAAAGTGCCCAGCTGGAGTTGACGCCGCGCTCGAGCGTTTGCTGCCGTAAGGCAAATTCGTGGTTGACTGCCGTCGCCATGATGGGTTTCGGGTCGGGCCGGTCAAAATAAGGCGAGGCCTGGGCCACTGCCACCAAGAGCACCGCGGCAACCAGGCTTCCGGCGCGCCAGTTCGTGCGCCGCTGGGAGGTTGCCGCGCGAGCCGCCTCGAGTGTTTTGGGGCGGAGATCGTCGGTCGGCTGGACGTAGTTGCCTGCCTGGCGAATGGTCGCCTCAAGCAATTCGATGGAGTCAAACTCGTTCATGTGTCACCTCAATTTGAGTGGAAACGAGTTTGTGAGACAGCTTTTCCATGCCATAGCGATACCGGCTTGCGGCCGTGAACGCCGAAACCTCCAGTACTTCGCCGATCTGAGCAAATGTCATCTCTTCCCAGATCTTAAG contains:
- a CDS encoding type II secretion system F family protein; the encoded protein is MPTATLQDVLAINREIGSLAEAGVPIRLGSAATSTKRTLEQIDASLKLRSSLGQDIHDAIADNPDLPRLYQHALQAGLSSGGSELTLAGVTEESAAKNELRSAMGRALVQPLIVFALAYCGFILLCTLFVPELTDMYEQLRQAPSLPVRLLEFCRQTMPVWIPLVPILVLIAVFLWRRTTVAPPWWIPGARRYVKTVKQALFAEELARLVESKMPLAEAAELASGITGDSHLMEACAALENDDPSRAATRHAAHPENSQLAALPPLLRWALTGNLGEQSLPGVLRFAAQTYRQSAQRLATVWQTALPILLGSVLGGAIVLVYGLSVFLPYIQMMRDLSG